A window of Hevea brasiliensis isolate MT/VB/25A 57/8 chromosome 14, ASM3005281v1, whole genome shotgun sequence contains these coding sequences:
- the LOC110659967 gene encoding phenylacetaldehyde reductase → MFLHLRLCGGEASERDRMSGEGRVVCVTGGAGFIASWLVKLLLLRGYTVKATVRDPKDPKKTEHLLALDGAKERLHLFKANLVEEGSFDGIIDGCGGVFHTASPVILSTSNPEADLLEPAVKGTLNVLKSCAKVPSIKRVVITSSMTTVMFNGKPLSPDVVVDETWFSDRAFCQEKKIWYAVSKTLAEDVAWKFAKENGIDLVTLHPGWVIGPFLQPTINLTLEVILNNINGAQIFPNENLRLVDVRDVANAHIQAFERPSASGRYCLVARVTHFSEVLEIVHEHYPTLGLPERCADDKPFVSKYEVSKEKVKTLGIDFIPVEVTLKDTIESLKDKGFLNI, encoded by the exons ATGTTTCTGCACTTAAGACTTTGTGGAGGGGAAGCTTCTGAAAGAGATAGAATGAGTGGAGAAGGAAGGGTAGTGTGTGTAACAGGAGGCGCAGGTTTCATAGCTTCATGGTTGGTCAAGCTCTTACTTCTGCGAGGTTATACAGTTAAAGCCACTGTTCGTGATCCAA AGGATCCTAAGAAAACGGAACACTTGCTTGCTCTTGATGGAGCCAAAGAAAGGCttcacttgttcaaagcaaatttAGTGGAAGAGGGATCTTTTGATGGAATTATTGATGGTTGTGGTGGTGTATTTCACACAGCTTCACCTGTGATTCTTTCAACGAGTAACCCTGAG GCAGATTTGCTTGAACCAGCAGTGAAGGGAACGCTGAATGTTCTTAAGTCATGTGCAAAAGTTCCTTCTATCAAAAGAGTGGTTATAACATCTTCTATGACAACAGTAATGTTCAATGGAAAACCTCTCAGCCCTGATGTGGTTGTTGATGAGACCTGGTTTTCCGATAGAGCTTTTTGTCAGGAAAAGAAG atttggtatgctgTTTCAAAAACCTTAGCTGAGGATGTTGCTTGGAAATTtgcaaaagaaaatggaattgacTTGGTTACACTGCATCCAGGATGGGTGATTGGTCCTTTCTTGCAGCCAACTATTAATCTCACTTTGGAGGTGATTTTGAACAACATAAATG GAGCTCAGATATTTCCAAATGAGAACCTTAGATTGGTTGATGTTCGAGATGTTGCAAATGCACATATTCAAGCTTTTGAAAGACCTTCAGCTAGTGGCAGATACTGTTTAGTTGCAAGGGTTACACACTTCTCTGAAGTTTTGGAGATTGTGCATGAACACTACCCCACTTTGGGACTTCCTGAAag ATGTGCAGATGACAAGCCTTTTGTGTCAAAATATGAGGTAtctaaagaaaaagtgaaaacttTGGGTATCGATTTCATTCCTGTGGAGGTTACTCTTAAGGACACAATTGAAAGTTTGAAGGATAAGGGCTTTCTGAACATCTAA